A region from the Alnus glutinosa chromosome 5, dhAlnGlut1.1, whole genome shotgun sequence genome encodes:
- the LOC133868756 gene encoding uncharacterized protein LOC133868756 — MDLHLKNLFDRFQEQFGSGPGLGPGSGTCLMNVEGIAPNFIKSMFKASAALYRTDPWRRLRPGHLFGIRVGKDLDWSSKKQPFSCAQFIGGDGGDVGFNMFRSENDAKKMTGSRETIRVPNVELLRVTYERESLMFPSNMKMIKSLSLETSGTDRFPVIDVARCTSSDDLRFRNPTLEELRFVYAFMKAISLMHPLLQVDREGGPKWSMLMYFEPFIETVDVQWPPEMAKGYDLVAVTVSHPPGQAYEEKATTASSTPTKYAEPPKDDTFIDVKVYSHAGLRQCAVCDKEVLGEQSLCCGQCRAVVYCSSICQKQHWKETHKSMCGLYKVMMEKEEELAIKIFMFPCSAEQPCKWLESLGIHQKGMWRRRCSCYSHCPFGLLPVKGGLWDSWGGLDDEEYPRDSPFHNHLRDGISNPILLSGWSEYYNLRSLPLSSPVADILSHPLTVYHILTALNISSKNLLLKGKEVILHYLGPEGELDWMPAFAEVGHLLNGLGNIQIVMVGPEVPTNLSGTTSGIGSRVRVNLVRGVYQEEATYLPSPHVIVALNCGLDSCVSWVGALDLIKSMGTPAFFTDQSEILCANVKKVLRSAGLHITLPVTPNQFRSPVKNHGASCNLPSYSNGFILGVNT, encoded by the coding sequence ATGGATCTGCATTTGAAGAACCTGTTTGATAGATTCCAGGAGCAATTCGGGTCTGGTCCCGGGCTTGGTCCTGGATCCGGGACATGTCTTATGAATGTAGAGGGTATTGCTCCTAATTTTATTAAGTCGATGTTTAAAGCTTCAGCAGCTCTATATAGGACTGATCCCTGGAGAAGGTTGCGACCGGGACACCTTTTTGGAATCCGGGTTGGGAAAGATTTGGATTGGTCTAGCAAGAAACAGCCTTTCTCATGTGCTCAATTCATTGGAGGGGATGGTGGGGATGTTGGGTTCAACATGTTTCGATCTGAAAATGATGCTAAGAAGATGACAGGCTCGAGAGAGACTATCCGGGTTCCGAATGTTGAGCTGTTAAGAGTCACGTATGAACGGGAGTCATTGATGTTTCCCTCAAATATGAAAATGATCAAGTCTTTGTCATTGGAGACATCAGGGACCGATCGTTTTCCAGTTATTGATGTTGCCCGTTGCACATCTTCAGATGATCTTCGGTTTAGGAACCCAACTCTTGAAGAACTTAGATTTGTATATGCATTCATGAAAGCTATCTCTCTGATGCACCCATTACTTCAGGTAGATAGAGAAGGTGGTCCAAAGTGGTCTATGTTGATGTATTTTGAACCATTTATTGAGACAGTTGATGTCCAGTGGCCTCCAGAAATGGCCAAGGGTTATGATCTTGTTGCAGTTACAGTCTCACATCCACCCGGTCAGGCATATGAAGAAAAGGCTACTACAGCTAGCTCTACCCCTACCAAATACGCAGAACCACCAAAGGATGACACTTTTATTGATGTGAAAGTATACTCACATGCAGGCCTGAGGCAGTGCGCAGTGTGCGATAAAGAAGTTCTTGGAGAACAGTCTCTCTGTTGTGGGCAGTGTCGAGCAGTGGTTTACTGCAGTTCCATATGCCAGAAGCAGCATTGGAAGGAAACACATAAAAGCATGTGTGGTCTTTACAAGGTTATGATGGAAAAGGAAGAGGAGCTGGCAATCAAAATATTCATGTTCCCCTGTTCTGCTGAGCAGCCTTGTAAATGGCTTGAATCATTAGGTATCCATCAGAAGGGCATGTGGAGGAGAAGGTGTAGTTGCTATTCTCACTGTCCTTTTGGTCTCCTTCCTGTTAAAGGTGGGCTGTGGGATTCATGGGGTGGGCTTGATGATGAAGAGTACCCTCGTGATTCACCTTTTCACAATCATTTAAGAGATGGCATCTCAAACCCAATCCTTCTTTCTGGTTGGTCAGAGTACTATAATCTTAGGTCACTGCCATTATCAAGCCCTGTTGCTGACATTCTCTCCCACCCATTGACAGTTTATCACATTTTAACAGCTCTCAATATCAGTTCAAAGAACCTTTTACTCAAGGGGAAGGAGGTGATTCTTCACTACCTAGGGCCTGAGGGGGAGTTGGACTGGATGCCAGCATTTGCAGAGGTAGGTCATTTACTGAATGGACTGGGCAATATACAAATAGTAATGGTGGGACCTGAAGTTCCAACAAATTTGTCTGGTACAACTTCTGGAATAGGTAGCAGAGTGAGGGTGAATCTTGTGAGGGGTGTTTACCAGGAGGAAGCCACCTACCTGCCTTCTCCCCATGTTATTGTTGCGCTGAACTGTGGATTGGATAGCTGTGTGAGTTGGGTTGGAGCTCTTGATTTGATCAAATCCATGGGCACTCCTGCCTTCTTCACGGATCAATCTGAAATTTTGTGTGCCAATGTTAAGAAGGTTCTTCGTAGTGCTGGACTGCATATCACACTTCCCGTGACGCCAAATCAGTTCCGCTCTCCAGTGAAAAATCATGGGGCTTCTTGCAATCTTCCCTCGTATAGCAATGGTTTCATTCTTGGGGTGAATACTTGA